A genomic stretch from Hyalangium ruber includes:
- the hflX gene encoding GTPase HflX, protein MSQRSDRFRSPDSRGSTAILVAIQLPHVTDSEVTTSLSELERLVSSLGIRVLGTTLQKRANATSLSLLGEGKVRELATLTGGPGGDPQPPSARSEIANLVVIDTELTPGQLRNLELALGVDVLDRTAIILRVFEQRAQTREARLEVEIARLLHEAPRIRDDASLGDREGGGGRGGRGHSNVELAKQRNRERVAALRRELEGARAAQEARRARRKDTPRVALVGYTNAGKSSLMRALTGSDVLVEDKLFATLGTTVRALQPETTPRILVSDTVGFIKNLPHGLIASFRSTLDEAHDAGLLLYVVDAADPELRNQLELTRHVIEEIGASEIPSRVLLNKIDRVSPEERHRLAAELPEALHLSAHDAGDMQRLRETLIAFFDEAWASEHFDVPYARSGLLGELRTSVRIMSEEYTERGMRLGVRGPPAVLARLRQLLERG, encoded by the coding sequence ATGTCTCAGCGTTCCGACCGTTTCCGCAGTCCTGACTCCCGCGGTTCCACCGCGATCCTCGTCGCCATCCAGCTCCCGCACGTCACGGATTCCGAGGTGACCACCTCGCTCTCCGAACTCGAGCGACTCGTCTCCAGTCTCGGCATCCGTGTGCTCGGCACCACCCTTCAGAAGCGAGCGAACGCCACCTCGCTATCGCTCCTCGGCGAAGGCAAGGTGCGGGAGCTCGCGACCCTCACCGGCGGTCCCGGAGGTGACCCGCAGCCCCCCTCGGCGCGCTCGGAGATCGCCAACCTCGTCGTCATCGACACCGAGCTGACGCCGGGCCAACTCCGGAATCTGGAGCTCGCCCTGGGCGTCGACGTCCTCGATCGCACGGCCATCATCCTGCGGGTGTTCGAGCAGCGCGCCCAGACACGCGAAGCCCGGCTGGAGGTCGAGATCGCCCGCCTGCTGCACGAGGCGCCGAGAATCCGCGACGACGCGTCCCTCGGCGATCGCGAGGGCGGCGGTGGACGCGGCGGAAGAGGCCACTCGAATGTGGAGCTCGCCAAGCAGCGCAACCGGGAGCGGGTGGCCGCCCTGCGCCGGGAACTCGAGGGGGCGCGAGCGGCGCAAGAGGCCCGGCGGGCGAGGAGGAAGGACACGCCGCGCGTGGCGCTCGTGGGCTACACGAACGCAGGGAAGTCCTCCCTGATGCGAGCGCTGACCGGCAGCGACGTTCTGGTGGAGGACAAGCTGTTCGCGACGCTTGGCACCACGGTGCGCGCGCTTCAGCCCGAGACAACACCGCGCATCCTCGTCTCCGACACGGTGGGCTTCATCAAGAACCTGCCGCACGGGCTCATCGCGTCGTTCCGGTCGACACTGGACGAGGCGCATGACGCCGGGCTCCTGCTCTACGTCGTCGATGCCGCGGACCCCGAGTTGCGCAACCAACTCGAACTCACACGGCACGTCATCGAAGAGATCGGCGCCTCGGAGATCCCCTCGCGGGTGCTCCTCAACAAGATCGACCGGGTGAGCCCCGAGGAGCGCCACCGGCTCGCCGCCGAGCTCCCCGAAGCCCTCCATCTCAGCGCCCATGACGCGGGAGACATGCAGCGGCTTCGGGAGACCCTGATCGCCTTCTTCGACGAGGCCTGGGCCAGCGAGCACTTCGACGTGCCCTACGCTCGGAGCGGACTGCTGGGAGAACTCCGGACGAGCGTGC